One genomic window of Candidatus Baltobacteraceae bacterium includes the following:
- a CDS encoding SDR family NAD(P)-dependent oxidoreductase: MSFAGKVALITGASRGIGRAIAVEFAAQGADLALIGRDRAALDETVAACQTARAAVKTHVLIADVADQAAVDAAVDETLKTFGRIDCAIANAGQSVDALVLRLKSDVLDQMLSVNLKSAFFLCGAVAKPMMKQRGGAIVLVSSIVGLTGNPGQAAYAASKAGLLGLAKSLAKELGSRNIRVNAVAPGFIETAMTDKMTDAMREMILKNAALGRPGTPEDISGVVSFLCSDAAGYITGQTLVVDGGVVM, from the coding sequence ATGAGTTTCGCCGGCAAAGTCGCGTTGATCACCGGCGCCAGCCGCGGTATCGGCCGGGCGATCGCGGTGGAATTCGCCGCCCAAGGCGCCGATCTCGCATTGATCGGCCGCGATCGCGCGGCGCTCGACGAGACGGTCGCCGCCTGCCAAACGGCGCGCGCCGCGGTCAAGACGCACGTGCTGATCGCCGACGTCGCCGATCAGGCGGCGGTCGATGCCGCGGTGGACGAGACGCTAAAAACCTTCGGCCGGATCGACTGCGCCATCGCAAACGCGGGCCAGTCGGTCGATGCACTCGTGCTGCGGCTCAAAAGCGACGTGCTCGACCAGATGCTCTCGGTCAACCTGAAATCGGCGTTCTTTCTCTGCGGCGCGGTCGCCAAGCCCATGATGAAGCAGCGCGGCGGCGCGATCGTGCTGGTTTCGAGCATCGTGGGCCTCACCGGCAACCCCGGGCAGGCCGCCTACGCGGCTTCCAAAGCGGGGCTGCTCGGCTTGGCCAAGTCCCTAGCGAAGGAATTGGGGTCGAGGAACATAAGAGTCAACGCCGTCGCGCCAGGTTTCATCGAGACGGCTATGACCGATAAGATGACCGACGCAATGAGAGAGATGATCCTTAAGAATGCAGCACTCGGCCGACCGGGAACGCCGGAGGATATCAGCGGAGTGGTTAGCTTTCTTTGTTCGGATGCTGCCGGCTACATAACGGGGCAAACCCTGGTAGTCGACGGCGGCGTCGTGATGTAA
- a CDS encoding DUF177 domain-containing protein, with protein MGSSHKIDIGGLLAGGRQRLLVDQDVALEPFEGILFPEPAQVRLELHAIDRMLEIAGTIDVEAHGECDRCLSDVTRQMHVDVDEQLEPEADGRTDPFGPSNVLMGDRLDVADLASQLVYSALPPGVLCADDCLGLCDSCGENKNEGACHCAAELEIRSGES; from the coding sequence ATGGGTTCTTCACACAAAATCGATATCGGCGGTCTCTTAGCCGGTGGGCGCCAACGCCTGCTGGTCGATCAAGATGTGGCGCTCGAGCCGTTTGAGGGGATACTCTTCCCCGAGCCGGCGCAAGTGCGACTCGAACTTCATGCGATCGATCGCATGCTGGAGATCGCCGGAACGATCGACGTGGAAGCCCATGGCGAGTGCGATCGCTGTTTGAGCGACGTGACGCGGCAGATGCACGTCGACGTCGACGAACAACTCGAACCGGAGGCGGACGGACGCACCGACCCGTTCGGTCCGAGTAACGTGCTGATGGGCGACCGTCTGGACGTGGCGGATCTCGCGTCACAGTTAGTGTACAGCGCGCTTCCACCGGGCGTGTTGTGCGCGGACGATTGTCTGGGGCTCTGCGATAGTTGCGGAGAGAACAAGAACGAGGGCGCGTGTCATTGCGCGGCCGAACTGGAGATTAGAAGTGGCGAATCTTAA
- the rpsP gene encoding 30S ribosomal protein S16, which produces MVKIRLRRMGAKKQPTYRFVVADARSPRDGRFIEILGHYNPRTEPRTVVVNEEKAKAWLAKGAQPSDTVRRLFAERGIMERGPVPTSKRKPKSEGAE; this is translated from the coding sequence ATGGTTAAGATCAGACTGCGGCGCATGGGCGCCAAGAAACAACCGACCTATCGTTTCGTAGTCGCCGACGCGCGCTCGCCGCGCGACGGGCGCTTCATCGAAATTCTCGGCCATTACAACCCGCGGACCGAACCGCGCACCGTGGTCGTGAACGAAGAGAAGGCCAAGGCGTGGCTCGCTAAAGGCGCGCAGCCGTCGGACACCGTTCGCCGCCTCTTTGCCGAACGGGGCATCATGGAGCGCGGACCGGTTCCCACGAGTAAGCGTAAGCCGAAGTCGGAAGGCGCTGAGTAA
- the ygiD gene encoding 4,5-DOPA dioxygenase extradiol, with product MTNRMPVLFLAHGNPMNALADNAWTRAWKSIGERLEKRPAAVLAISAHWYVPGVAVTSSPHPRTIHDFGGFPKALFEMQYPAPGSAQLVERVAALLAGTQVSNDETWGLDHGTWSVLCHVFPEADVPVVQLSIDETKPPQWHYDLARRLAPLRDEGVLIVGSGNIVHNLEAAAWGDGRSKAHDWAERFDALAAEFIERGQHQPLIDYEALGGDALLSIPTPEHYLPLLYALAARQSGDALTFPTSGIDLGSISMRSIAIG from the coding sequence ATGACGAATCGCATGCCCGTCCTGTTTTTGGCCCACGGAAATCCGATGAACGCGCTCGCCGACAATGCTTGGACGCGCGCATGGAAGAGCATCGGCGAGCGTCTTGAAAAGCGCCCCGCAGCCGTACTGGCGATCTCCGCTCACTGGTACGTTCCGGGCGTCGCCGTGACGTCGTCGCCGCACCCCCGGACGATTCACGATTTCGGCGGCTTTCCCAAGGCCTTGTTCGAGATGCAGTACCCCGCTCCGGGAAGCGCGCAACTCGTCGAGCGCGTCGCCGCGCTGCTCGCCGGAACGCAGGTAAGCAACGATGAAACCTGGGGACTCGATCACGGAACGTGGTCGGTCTTGTGCCATGTCTTTCCCGAAGCGGACGTTCCGGTCGTGCAACTGAGTATCGATGAAACGAAGCCGCCGCAATGGCATTACGATCTCGCGCGGCGGCTAGCGCCGTTACGCGACGAGGGCGTTTTAATCGTCGGCAGCGGGAATATCGTGCACAATCTGGAGGCGGCCGCGTGGGGCGACGGGCGATCGAAGGCGCACGATTGGGCCGAACGTTTCGATGCACTCGCGGCGGAGTTCATCGAGCGGGGTCAACACCAGCCGCTGATCGACTACGAGGCTCTCGGCGGCGACGCGCTGCTCTCGATACCCACGCCGGAACACTATCTGCCGTTGTTGTACGCACTCGCCGCGCGGCAATCCGGCGACGCGCTGACCTTTCCCACGTCGGGAATCGATTTGGGATCGATCTCCATGCGGTCGATCGCGATCGGTTAG
- a CDS encoding beta-ketoacyl-ACP synthase III, which translates to MNQTGVKIAAVGHYAPDEILSNEDLEKILDTSDEWIVSRTGMKRRHVAAAGQATSDLAIAAARNALAKTALKPQDIDCYIVATVTPDYIFPATACLVAARLGAKDKPAFDIEIACSGFIYGLTVASALIRSGVYKRIMLIGAETLTKIVSRTDRSTAVLFGDGAGAAILEASEIDSFLSSELGSDGSKPELLYVPAGGTRNTLDPAAFAAGRQFISMEGREVFKFAVTKMIDATEIALRKANLTHADLTWLIPHQANKRIIDSAAKYLDMPPEKVIVNIHEYGNTSAATIPIALSETVAAGKIKPGDVIVFVGFGGGLSWGAVTWRWA; encoded by the coding sequence TTGAATCAGACCGGGGTCAAGATCGCCGCCGTCGGGCATTACGCGCCCGACGAGATCCTCAGCAACGAGGATCTCGAGAAGATTCTCGACACGTCCGACGAGTGGATCGTCTCGCGTACGGGCATGAAGCGCCGGCACGTCGCGGCCGCCGGCCAGGCGACGAGCGATCTGGCCATCGCCGCCGCGCGCAACGCGCTCGCCAAGACCGCATTAAAGCCGCAGGACATCGATTGTTATATCGTGGCCACGGTGACCCCGGATTATATCTTTCCCGCGACGGCGTGTCTGGTGGCGGCGCGGCTGGGCGCGAAGGATAAACCCGCGTTCGATATCGAGATCGCCTGCAGCGGTTTTATTTATGGCCTGACCGTCGCCTCGGCGCTGATTCGGTCGGGCGTCTACAAACGCATCATGCTTATCGGCGCCGAGACGCTGACTAAGATCGTGAGCCGCACCGACCGCAGCACTGCCGTGCTCTTCGGCGACGGTGCGGGCGCGGCGATTCTGGAAGCCTCGGAGATCGATTCGTTTCTTTCAAGCGAATTGGGCTCCGACGGCAGCAAGCCCGAACTGCTCTACGTTCCGGCGGGCGGCACGCGCAACACGCTCGATCCCGCGGCCTTCGCGGCCGGCCGTCAGTTCATCAGCATGGAAGGGCGCGAAGTCTTCAAATTTGCAGTCACGAAGATGATCGACGCCACCGAGATCGCGCTGCGCAAGGCCAATCTCACGCATGCCGACCTGACTTGGCTGATCCCGCATCAGGCCAACAAGCGCATCATCGATTCGGCGGCCAAATACCTCGACATGCCGCCGGAAAAAGTGATCGTCAACATTCACGAGTACGGCAACACGTCGGCTGCGACGATTCCGATCGCGCTCTCCGAAACGGTCGCCGCAGGCAAAATCAAGCCGGGAGACGTGATCGTATTCGTCGGCTTCGGCGGCGGCCTCTCTTGGGGCGCCGTAACATGGCGGTGGGCATAA
- a CDS encoding transglycosylase SLT domain-containing protein: protein MSTIGSIPSAISELAAHGVAYAPQIARAAAQHGLDPRLLAAVAAQETGGPGANGGRNILGDGGHGHGLFQIDDRWHPFARTGAAMNAGRNADYAAGMLSGLLARYGGNVHRALSAYNAGSPTACGTVTTWQDGAKLGYADSVMRHYADLGGSAVHEELQAESPSEQASVNSLRAFSLQFPGLCPASMPPQSNARPAPEPDFASIVNDSSNQNSGG, encoded by the coding sequence ATGAGCACGATCGGAAGTATCCCGAGCGCGATAAGCGAGCTTGCGGCCCACGGGGTTGCTTACGCGCCGCAAATCGCTCGCGCGGCAGCCCAGCACGGACTCGACCCCCGACTCCTCGCCGCCGTCGCCGCCCAAGAGACCGGCGGCCCGGGTGCCAACGGCGGCCGCAACATCCTCGGTGACGGCGGGCACGGCCATGGCCTCTTCCAAATCGACGATCGCTGGCACCCGTTCGCACGAACCGGCGCGGCCATGAACGCGGGGCGTAATGCCGATTATGCGGCGGGCATGCTCTCCGGGCTGCTGGCGCGGTACGGCGGGAACGTTCACCGCGCTCTCTCCGCTTATAATGCCGGCAGTCCCACGGCCTGCGGTACCGTTACCACATGGCAGGACGGCGCGAAACTGGGCTACGCGGATTCGGTGATGCGGCACTATGCCGATCTTGGCGGCTCGGCGGTCCACGAAGAGCTGCAGGCCGAAAGCCCGAGCGAGCAGGCGAGCGTCAATTCGCTGCGAGCGTTTTCGCTGCAGTTTCCGGGTCTCTGCCCCGCGTCGATGCCGCCGCAAAGCAACGCGCGCCCGGCGCCCGAACCGGATTTCGCCTCGATCGTCAACGATTCCAGCAATCAAAACAGCGGAGGATAG
- a CDS encoding YihY/virulence factor BrkB family protein — protein MKRLILAFREAGIRFSRDGCAFLAQAVAFNALFTIFPLIVLVITAGSYIYPNSEQRVLNFFDTFAPALHDFIAGNLRSYIYGRGISSIIALGFVVWSGKNLFMGLAYALDRALGVPKGRPLVHDILLSVVMLPVVGLLFLVAISLPILLAVIVALAAMPDQAHLTQIGGYLISMALVFVVVLILYTFLPNRRVKWHFAVPGASFAALAWPAVQFAFAQYTLHVNFRAIYGALSAPLALLLWFYLIGSIFLFGAQLSAGWAHLKGTEPVSELIDELPHPSEAVSS, from the coding sequence ATGAAACGACTCATCTTGGCGTTCCGCGAGGCCGGCATCCGCTTCTCGCGCGACGGCTGCGCCTTTCTGGCTCAAGCGGTTGCGTTCAACGCGCTCTTTACGATCTTCCCGCTCATCGTCTTGGTGATCACGGCAGGTTCGTATATCTACCCCAACAGCGAACAGCGCGTCCTGAACTTCTTCGATACGTTCGCGCCCGCGCTTCACGATTTTATTGCCGGCAATCTGCGGTCGTATATCTACGGCCGCGGAATCTCGTCCATCATCGCGCTCGGCTTCGTCGTTTGGTCGGGCAAGAATCTCTTTATGGGTCTAGCGTACGCGCTCGATCGAGCGCTCGGCGTTCCGAAGGGGCGCCCGCTCGTTCACGACATCCTGCTCTCGGTCGTCATGCTGCCCGTCGTCGGCCTGCTCTTTTTGGTCGCGATCTCGCTGCCGATTCTGCTCGCCGTCATCGTGGCGCTGGCCGCCATGCCGGATCAGGCGCATCTCACCCAGATCGGCGGTTATCTCATCTCGATGGCGCTGGTCTTCGTCGTCGTGCTGATTCTCTACACGTTTTTGCCGAACCGGCGCGTTAAGTGGCATTTCGCGGTCCCCGGGGCGAGCTTCGCCGCGCTCGCGTGGCCGGCCGTGCAATTTGCGTTCGCGCAATACACGCTGCACGTAAACTTCCGCGCGATCTACGGCGCGCTTTCCGCGCCGCTCGCACTGCTGCTTTGGTTTTACTTGATCGGTTCGATCTTTCTTTTCGGCGCGCAGCTCTCCGCCGGCTGGGCGCACCTCAAGGGCACCGAGCCCGTCTCCGAACTGATCGACGAACTGCCCCACCCGAGCGAGGCCGTCTCATCGTGA
- the ffh gene encoding signal recognition particle protein, with amino-acid sequence MLDQLSERLGAIFSRLTGRGRLSETDVSEVMREVRIALLEADVSLAVAKEFVNAIKEKAVGADVLASLSPAQTIVKIVNDQLIELLGGAQARLQFSDAPPSVIMLVGLQGSGKTTHAGKLAMRLKEQGRRSLLVAADVYRPAAIAQLQTLGKQVDLPVYDQGSGDPVKIARDGVAEAKRLGLSTVIIDTAGRLQIDDALMTELEKIKAAVNPKEILFVADAMTGQEATNVAKVFNERLGITGVILTKMDGDTRGGAALSIYKVTGAPIKFVGVGEKLSALEQFYPDRLASRILGMGDVLTLIEKTQSVYTEQQAKDLQQKLVKSQFTLDDFLDQMRQIRKMGSLGDIMKMIPGVSRALPKDFEIPEKEISKIEAIICSMTLRERRDPAGVLNGSRRKRIASGSGTQVADVNRLIKRFEESRQMMKKMGLGGGKKRPRMPLGLMR; translated from the coding sequence ATGCTAGACCAACTCTCCGAACGGTTAGGCGCGATCTTTTCGCGCTTGACCGGTCGAGGCCGTTTGAGCGAGACCGACGTCAGCGAAGTGATGCGCGAAGTGCGCATCGCCTTGCTCGAGGCCGACGTTTCGCTTGCCGTTGCCAAAGAGTTCGTCAACGCAATCAAGGAAAAAGCGGTCGGGGCCGACGTGCTCGCGTCGCTCTCGCCGGCGCAGACGATCGTCAAGATCGTCAACGATCAGCTCATCGAATTGCTCGGAGGCGCGCAGGCTCGCCTGCAGTTCTCCGACGCGCCGCCGTCGGTCATCATGCTCGTCGGTCTGCAGGGGTCGGGTAAGACGACGCACGCGGGTAAGCTCGCGATGCGTCTGAAAGAACAGGGCCGGCGTTCGCTGCTGGTGGCTGCCGACGTCTATCGTCCGGCCGCCATCGCCCAGCTGCAGACGCTCGGTAAACAGGTCGATCTGCCGGTCTACGATCAGGGATCGGGCGATCCGGTAAAGATCGCGCGCGACGGCGTAGCCGAAGCGAAGCGGCTGGGGCTCTCGACGGTCATCATCGACACGGCGGGCCGCCTGCAAATCGATGACGCGCTCATGACCGAGCTCGAAAAGATCAAGGCGGCGGTCAACCCGAAAGAGATTCTTTTCGTCGCCGATGCGATGACGGGTCAAGAAGCGACCAACGTCGCCAAGGTCTTTAACGAACGCTTGGGCATCACCGGCGTGATTCTCACGAAGATGGACGGCGACACGCGCGGCGGCGCGGCGCTCTCGATCTACAAAGTGACCGGCGCGCCGATCAAATTCGTCGGCGTCGGCGAGAAACTCTCGGCGCTCGAGCAATTCTACCCCGACCGGCTCGCCTCGCGGATTCTGGGCATGGGCGACGTGCTCACGCTCATCGAGAAGACGCAGAGCGTTTACACCGAGCAGCAGGCCAAGGATCTCCAGCAAAAACTCGTCAAGTCGCAGTTCACGCTCGACGATTTCTTGGATCAAATGCGCCAGATTCGCAAGATGGGCAGCCTGGGCGATATCATGAAGATGATTCCCGGCGTCTCACGGGCGCTCCCGAAAGATTTTGAGATCCCCGAAAAAGAGATCTCGAAGATCGAAGCGATCATCTGCTCGATGACGCTTCGCGAACGCCGCGATCCCGCAGGCGTTCTCAACGGCTCGCGCCGCAAACGTATCGCGAGCGGCAGCGGCACGCAAGTAGCCGATGTGAACCGTCTCATCAAACGCTTCGAAGAGTCGCGTCAAATGATGAAAAAGATGGGCTTAGGCGGCGGTAAGAAACGGCCGCGCATGCCGTTAGGCTTGATGCGCTAA
- a CDS encoding type II toxin-antitoxin system RelE/ParE family toxin — protein MDFADRGTRDLYNGTPSKVARKVVPSALRRKAIDKLTLLDAAANLDQLNIPPGNRLEILRGDRTGQHSIRINDRYRICFRWTDAGAIDVEIVDYHT, from the coding sequence ATGGATTTTGCGGATCGTGGAACGCGGGATCTTTACAACGGCACCCCGTCTAAGGTTGCGCGCAAAGTCGTCCCGTCTGCGCTCCGTCGGAAGGCCATCGATAAGCTGACTCTTTTGGATGCTGCCGCGAACTTGGATCAGCTAAACATTCCGCCCGGAAACCGACTAGAAATTCTACGCGGCGATCGCACGGGCCAGCATTCGATACGAATCAACGATCGGTACCGCATTTGTTTCCGCTGGACCGATGCTGGCGCAATCGACGTTGAGATCGTCGATTATCATACCTAG
- the rimM gene encoding ribosome maturation factor RimM (Essential for efficient processing of 16S rRNA) → MPVGRIAGIFGLNGELKCDPTSAGRTLFFKDAELRLIDAGGAARTVRLETVREHKGRLLVRLAGIADATAAEAFAGATFYADATQIDLDENEYLDRDLVGCTLYDDSGASLGVVTAVQHFPTSDMLVVGGKLVPMIHQFIRSIDIAKRSVVVDLPLGLLDETQAEEG, encoded by the coding sequence TTGCCGGTCGGGCGCATCGCGGGCATTTTTGGGTTAAACGGCGAGTTGAAGTGCGATCCGACGAGTGCGGGTCGCACGCTCTTTTTCAAAGATGCCGAACTGCGCTTGATCGACGCCGGCGGTGCCGCCCGCACCGTGCGCCTCGAAACCGTTCGGGAGCACAAGGGCCGCTTGCTGGTTCGTCTCGCGGGCATCGCCGATGCGACCGCGGCCGAAGCGTTCGCCGGCGCTACGTTTTACGCCGATGCGACGCAGATCGACCTCGACGAAAACGAGTATCTCGATCGCGATCTCGTGGGCTGCACGCTCTACGATGACTCGGGAGCCTCGCTCGGTGTCGTCACCGCCGTTCAGCATTTCCCGACGTCGGATATGCTGGTCGTCGGCGGAAAGCTCGTGCCGATGATCCACCAATTCATCCGCTCGATCGACATCGCGAAACGATCGGTCGTCGTCGATCTGCCGCTGGGTCTACTCGACGAAACGCAGGCCGAAGAAGGCTAA
- the fabD gene encoding ACP S-malonyltransferase: MARIGVIFPGQGSQAVGMGVDVANYSSGARVLFDHARSILGYDLLELQKNGPEEKLRETQYSQPAIFATNVALFYACGEELQPVVTAGHSFGELCSLTVSQSLTFDAALTIVDERGKAMQHAAELAPGGMSAVLGMDAEKIRTIVAAVNERTGKRARLANFNSPSQIVISGDLEAVQAAGDALLEAGAKRVVPLNVSGAWHSQLMEPAIERFARAVDGGAFLLPQFDVVSNVDAEPYRDIETIKRNLVRSISDEVRWHDTAQRLLAYELDLVVEFGASPVLGPLMKRLPNAPSVINVTDYAGVQKMHALLRQPQGDKEQAPA, translated from the coding sequence ATGGCAAGAATCGGCGTCATCTTCCCCGGACAAGGCTCGCAAGCCGTCGGCATGGGCGTCGACGTGGCGAACTATTCCTCCGGCGCGCGCGTGCTGTTCGATCACGCGCGTTCGATCCTCGGATACGATCTGCTCGAACTACAGAAGAACGGCCCCGAAGAGAAGCTCCGCGAAACGCAATATAGCCAGCCGGCAATCTTTGCAACCAACGTCGCACTTTTCTACGCGTGCGGCGAGGAGTTGCAGCCGGTGGTGACCGCCGGTCATTCGTTCGGCGAACTTTGCAGTTTGACGGTTTCGCAATCGCTCACGTTCGATGCGGCGCTTACGATCGTCGACGAGCGCGGCAAAGCGATGCAGCATGCGGCCGAATTGGCCCCCGGCGGCATGTCGGCCGTACTCGGTATGGATGCGGAGAAGATTCGCACGATCGTCGCAGCCGTTAACGAACGCACCGGCAAGCGCGCGCGGCTCGCCAACTTCAACTCCCCATCGCAAATCGTCATCAGCGGCGATCTCGAAGCCGTGCAGGCTGCGGGCGACGCGCTGCTCGAAGCCGGCGCGAAACGCGTGGTGCCGCTCAACGTTTCGGGAGCGTGGCATTCGCAGCTCATGGAGCCGGCCATCGAACGTTTCGCGCGCGCCGTCGACGGCGGGGCGTTCCTGCTGCCGCAATTCGACGTCGTTTCGAACGTGGACGCAGAGCCGTATCGCGATATCGAAACGATCAAGCGCAATCTCGTCCGCTCGATCAGCGACGAAGTGCGCTGGCACGATACCGCGCAGAGATTGCTCGCCTACGAATTGGATCTGGTGGTGGAGTTCGGCGCGAGCCCGGTGCTCGGTCCGTTGATGAAGCGCTTGCCCAACGCGCCTTCGGTGATCAACGTCACCGACTACGCCGGAGTCCAGAAGATGCACGCGCTTCTACGCCAACCGCAGGGCGATAAAGAGCAAGCCCCCGCATGA
- a CDS encoding acyl carrier protein, protein MSTTFDKVKKIIVEQLGVDESEVTTEASITDDLGADSLDQVELVMAFETEFNIDIPDEEAEKIKTVGDAVTRIDQATAKE, encoded by the coding sequence ATGTCCACCACGTTCGATAAAGTCAAGAAGATCATCGTCGAGCAGCTCGGCGTTGACGAGTCTGAGGTTACCACCGAAGCCTCGATCACCGATGATCTGGGAGCTGACTCACTCGATCAGGTCGAGCTCGTGATGGCGTTCGAGACGGAGTTCAACATCGACATCCCCGACGAAGAGGCCGAGAAGATCAAGACCGTCGGCGATGCGGTAACCCGTATCGACCAAGCAACCGCGAAAGAGTAA
- a CDS encoding alpha/beta hydrolase has product MTLLFIHGSGFTGDVFAAQMAAFPGAHAPNLPGHDAPGEPASVDEFAAFIESYIGERGLTNVVLAGNSLGGAVALECALRGSAAIAGVILLGSGARLRVAPAIFEQLERDFEEAAAYLATLFFAEPAPALVDAAAARLRRTGQAQVLRDFRACDAFDATGRLDRLRVPLLALTGVADRLTPPKFAQFFADRVEGARARILPEAGHLLMLERPNETNAEIRAFAEQFA; this is encoded by the coding sequence GTGACACTACTCTTCATTCACGGATCGGGATTCACCGGCGATGTGTTCGCGGCGCAAATGGCGGCGTTTCCCGGCGCGCACGCGCCCAATCTTCCCGGCCACGACGCGCCGGGCGAGCCCGCGAGCGTCGACGAATTTGCGGCCTTCATCGAGAGCTACATCGGCGAGCGCGGGTTGACGAACGTCGTGCTCGCGGGCAACTCGCTCGGCGGCGCGGTCGCGCTCGAATGTGCGCTGCGCGGCTCCGCCGCGATCGCCGGCGTCATCCTGCTCGGGTCGGGCGCGCGGCTGCGCGTCGCGCCCGCGATCTTCGAGCAGCTCGAGCGCGACTTCGAAGAAGCCGCGGCGTACCTCGCGACGCTGTTTTTCGCCGAACCGGCGCCGGCCCTCGTCGATGCGGCCGCCGCGCGCCTGCGCCGCACCGGGCAAGCGCAAGTGCTGCGCGACTTTCGCGCGTGCGACGCCTTCGATGCGACGGGCCGCCTCGACCGCCTCCGCGTTCCCTTGCTCGCGTTGACGGGCGTTGCCGACCGGCTGACCCCGCCGAAGTTCGCGCAGTTCTTCGCCGACCGGGTAGAGGGTGCCCGAGCGCGAATACTGCCCGAAGCCGGGCATCTGCTCATGCTGGAGCGCCCGAACGAAACGAATGCCGAAATTCGCGCGTTCGCTGAACAGTTCGCCTAA
- a CDS encoding GntR family transcriptional regulator, producing MEAMKAHEFRLDDRSGLPVYLQLRDQILHAIARGALRRGDRLPTVREVAVALRVNPNTVNRAYAELERDGVLETQRGRGTFVSEAPRGEMRPHRLKLLELAERFVAQARSLGFEADDILRAVNTQNRKQR from the coding sequence ATGGAGGCCATGAAGGCTCACGAGTTCCGGTTGGACGATCGTTCCGGATTGCCGGTCTACCTGCAGCTTCGCGATCAGATCCTGCACGCGATCGCCCGCGGCGCCCTGCGCCGCGGCGATCGACTGCCGACGGTTCGCGAAGTTGCGGTCGCCCTGCGGGTGAATCCCAACACGGTCAATCGCGCGTATGCCGAACTCGAACGTGACGGCGTCCTCGAAACGCAGCGAGGGCGCGGCACGTTCGTCTCCGAGGCGCCGCGCGGGGAGATGCGTCCGCATCGTTTGAAGCTGCTCGAACTCGCCGAGCGTTTCGTCGCGCAAGCGCGTTCGCTCGGCTTTGAGGCCGACGACATTCTGCGCGCCGTCAACACTCAAAATCGCAAGCAACGTTAG
- a CDS encoding KH domain-containing protein, whose amino-acid sequence MSAFDDEFGLFGEGGEEDERRSTLGARKIASSETIIDDIEPEDERPARRSNGPGERSSGGSGGFRGRTQGGGGGRRFAEKRNRPPADPVAAQQRAGDLLEFLAKKLVAKPEVVAIESYPADGPEPPVLELLVDGEDLGKVIGRSGRVAQALRTIIRATAEGRIAVDIYDLDEDANEGAEDSTDAEE is encoded by the coding sequence ATGAGCGCCTTCGATGACGAATTCGGACTATTCGGCGAAGGCGGCGAAGAGGACGAGCGTCGCTCGACACTAGGCGCGCGCAAAATCGCGTCGAGCGAAACGATCATCGACGACATCGAACCCGAAGACGAACGGCCCGCTCGCCGGAGCAACGGCCCGGGCGAGCGTTCGAGCGGCGGCTCGGGCGGTTTTCGCGGCCGCACGCAAGGCGGAGGCGGCGGGCGCCGCTTCGCCGAGAAGCGCAACCGTCCGCCCGCCGATCCCGTCGCCGCGCAGCAGCGAGCCGGCGACCTGCTCGAATTTCTCGCCAAGAAACTGGTCGCGAAACCCGAAGTCGTGGCGATCGAATCGTATCCGGCCGACGGTCCCGAACCGCCCGTGCTGGAACTGCTCGTCGACGGTGAAGATCTCGGAAAAGTCATCGGCCGCAGCGGGCGCGTCGCGCAAGCGTTGCGAACGATCATTCGCGCGACCGCCGAAGGCCGGATCGCCGTCGATATCTACGATCTCGACGAGGATGCCAACGAAGGCGCCGAGGATTCGACCGACGCCGAAGAGTGA
- the rpmF gene encoding 50S ribosomal protein L32 yields MANLKWKTPRSKTRSRRAANWKLNPVTTVECAQCHAPKRPHFVCEHCGTYDGRQVVAVKDDHAGHQHG; encoded by the coding sequence GTGGCGAATCTTAAATGGAAAACCCCGCGCAGCAAGACGCGTAGCCGTCGTGCCGCGAATTGGAAGCTCAACCCGGTTACGACCGTTGAGTGCGCGCAGTGTCACGCCCCCAAGCGCCCGCATTTCGTGTGCGAGCATTGCGGCACGTACGACGGGCGCCAAGTCGTCGCAGTGAAGGACGATCACGCCGGGCATCAACACGGCTAA